One segment of Stappia sp. 28M-7 DNA contains the following:
- a CDS encoding TRAP transporter small permease, with protein MTGTTEPVPPGGRLLAGAAACCRTLAVLLLAAMSVLVVGQVLGRNLLDLGMPWADELARFCGVALVFLCVPLLALQGRHVAVELVPMTLPAPARRWTGVLVELCVLAFSLFFLYGLYRFLGRAWKFATPTLGIPNWVFYAPAIVAMVLLALVTLARLLALLRGDTLPGSDQALP; from the coding sequence ATGACCGGCACGACTGAACCCGTCCCGCCGGGCGGCAGGCTCCTTGCGGGTGCGGCGGCATGCTGCCGCACTCTCGCCGTCCTGTTGCTGGCGGCGATGAGCGTGCTGGTGGTCGGCCAGGTGCTCGGCCGCAACCTTCTCGATCTCGGCATGCCCTGGGCGGACGAGCTCGCCCGCTTCTGCGGTGTCGCGCTGGTCTTTCTCTGCGTGCCGCTGCTGGCGCTGCAGGGACGGCACGTGGCGGTGGAGCTGGTGCCGATGACGCTGCCGGCGCCCGCCCGTCGCTGGACCGGCGTGCTGGTCGAGCTCTGCGTGCTCGCCTTCTCGCTCTTCTTTCTCTATGGGCTCTACCGTTTTCTCGGCCGGGCGTGGAAATTCGCCACCCCGACCCTCGGCATTCCCAACTGGGTGTTCTACGCGCCCGCCATCGTCGCCATGGTGCTGCTGGCGCTTGTCACCCTTGCCCGTCTTCTCGCCCTCCTGCGCGGCGACACGCTCCCCGGTTCCGATCAGGCCCTGCCATGA
- a CDS encoding ABC transporter permease — MLMFTLKRLGLAILVTFTVSLLSFSLLFMSGDPASAIAGENASATDIEAIRVLYGFDRPFLVQYADWLFGALSGDFGQSYYFRVPVAQLIGERLSTTMLLGVCGISFALVTAIPLGVAAAMRPNSLIDRTALFLSVMGQAMPSFWFGLVLIVVFSIQLGWLPPSGSATWKHFIMPTVVLGYYAMPAIMRLTRAGMLEVLNADYIRTARAKGASETRVMFKHALRNAVVPVVSLAAVQMGFMLGGSIVVESIFALHGAGYLAWESIARNDLPTVQALILIFSLFYIVFTFLSDLVNAWLDPRIRVG; from the coding sequence ATGCTTATGTTCACCCTGAAACGGCTGGGGCTCGCCATTCTGGTGACCTTCACCGTGTCGCTGCTGAGCTTCAGCCTGCTGTTCATGTCCGGCGATCCGGCCTCGGCCATTGCCGGCGAGAACGCGTCCGCCACCGACATCGAGGCGATCCGCGTCCTCTACGGCTTCGACCGGCCCTTCCTCGTGCAATATGCCGACTGGCTGTTCGGGGCGCTGTCGGGCGATTTCGGGCAGAGCTACTATTTCCGCGTCCCGGTCGCCCAGCTGATCGGCGAGCGCCTGTCGACGACGATGCTGCTCGGCGTGTGCGGCATCTCCTTCGCGCTGGTCACCGCCATTCCGCTCGGCGTTGCCGCGGCGATGCGCCCGAACTCGCTGATCGACCGCACCGCGCTGTTCCTGTCGGTGATGGGCCAGGCGATGCCGAGCTTCTGGTTCGGCCTGGTGCTGATCGTCGTCTTCTCGATCCAGCTCGGCTGGCTGCCGCCGTCCGGCTCGGCGACCTGGAAGCACTTCATCATGCCGACCGTCGTGCTCGGCTATTACGCCATGCCGGCGATCATGCGCCTGACGCGCGCCGGCATGCTGGAGGTGCTCAACGCCGACTACATCCGCACCGCGCGCGCCAAGGGCGCCAGCGAGACGCGGGTGATGTTCAAGCATGCGCTGCGCAACGCGGTGGTGCCGGTGGTCAGCCTCGCCGCCGTGCAGATGGGCTTCATGCTGGGCGGCTCGATCGTCGTGGAGTCCATCTTCGCCCTGCATGGCGCCGGCTATCTCGCCTGGGAGTCGATCGCCCGCAACGACCTGCCGACCGTGCAGGCGCTGATCCTGATCTTCTCGCTGTTCTACATCGTCTTCACGTTCCTGTCGGATCTGGTCAATGCCTGGCTCGATCCGCGCATCCGGGTGGGCTGA
- a CDS encoding TRAP transporter substrate-binding protein, with translation MTRQLFSVTRRGALALGLGAGAFAMVPGLARAQSVTLRYGHNNEPASVAGAQADWFAEAVGKHSGGDIAVQVYPSSQLGKLQELAEAVSLGTIAFSHNTAGGIGSLYEPFAALDTPYLYRDVDHLMKVMDINSPVMQELNQGLIQAANVRVIYAHYFGRRNLTANKAVYKPADLAGEKIRAVPFPIYQAAIEGMGAAPVPVDWSEVPTALATGVVAGQENPVNVILNVKLYEVQSHLMLTGHMSNAEVVVMNEDAWQALSPAQKEAVAAAALEIRERATRAIQDNEAKDTQALRDAGMTVIGPEDGLDVEAFRASVSKVVDARFGEKYGALYEKIRAIS, from the coding sequence ATGACCAGACAGCTGTTTTCCGTCACGCGGCGCGGCGCCCTTGCGCTCGGTCTCGGCGCGGGTGCCTTCGCCATGGTGCCCGGCCTTGCCCGCGCCCAGTCCGTGACCCTGCGCTACGGCCACAACAACGAGCCGGCCAGCGTCGCCGGCGCCCAGGCCGACTGGTTCGCCGAGGCGGTGGGCAAGCATTCGGGCGGCGACATCGCCGTGCAGGTCTATCCCTCCTCCCAGCTCGGCAAGCTGCAGGAGCTGGCCGAGGCGGTCTCGCTCGGCACCATCGCCTTCTCGCACAACACCGCCGGCGGCATCGGTTCGCTCTATGAGCCCTTCGCCGCGCTCGACACGCCCTATCTCTACCGCGACGTCGACCACCTGATGAAGGTGATGGACATCAATTCGCCGGTGATGCAGGAGCTCAACCAGGGCCTGATCCAGGCGGCGAATGTCCGTGTGATCTACGCCCACTATTTCGGCCGCCGCAATCTCACCGCCAACAAGGCCGTGTACAAGCCGGCCGACCTTGCCGGCGAGAAGATCCGCGCCGTGCCTTTCCCGATCTACCAGGCCGCCATCGAGGGCATGGGCGCCGCGCCCGTCCCGGTCGACTGGTCGGAAGTGCCGACGGCGCTCGCCACCGGCGTCGTCGCTGGCCAGGAGAACCCGGTCAACGTCATCCTCAACGTCAAGCTCTACGAGGTGCAGTCGCATCTCATGCTGACCGGCCACATGTCCAATGCCGAGGTCGTCGTGATGAACGAGGACGCCTGGCAGGCCCTGTCGCCGGCGCAGAAGGAGGCGGTTGCCGCCGCCGCGCTGGAGATCCGCGAGCGCGCCACCAGGGCGATCCAGGACAACGAGGCCAAGGACACCCAGGCGCTGCGCGATGCCGGCATGACGGTGATCGGCCCCGAGGACGGTCTCGACGTGGAGGCCTTCCGCGCCTCGGTCAGCAAGGTCGTCGACGCCCGCTTCGGCGAAAAATACGGTGCCCTCTACGAGAAGATCCGGGCGATCTCCTGA
- a CDS encoding four-carbon acid sugar kinase family protein: MSGYVFIADDFTGASDTLATLAEAGIAARLCVEGPSLSRLPETPRGQGAFPAVGIATDFRACAPQAVEPRLRALMPMVRARQPRFVHYKICSTFDSAPHVGNVGAAVAVLEEELSPALTVILGGQPSLQRFCLFGTLFARAPDGAVHRIDRHPVMSRHPVTPMGEADLRRHLAAQGLGDLALLARPELAGAAAVLAAMAEGGGRRVLVDAVDDTDIEMLGLALSLLETHGRPLLLVGASGVAEAVAGKAAAAGSGASALGPVAGPRLALAGSRSAATAAQVAAASRYTRLPLGAKDIAGEGREACAARCAQMLAAGTNVLAHLDPEADYGLAPDALSESLAELAARILALHPVAALAVAGGDTSGAVVRRLGFDSLSFEARAGSGVAVCRGHAPGTLLEGMRLLLKGGQVGPLDLFDRFAA, encoded by the coding sequence ATGAGCGGCTACGTCTTCATCGCAGACGATTTTACCGGCGCGTCCGACACGCTGGCGACGCTGGCCGAGGCGGGCATCGCCGCCCGCCTGTGCGTGGAAGGGCCCTCGCTGTCCCGTCTGCCCGAGACGCCGCGCGGGCAGGGGGCGTTTCCGGCCGTCGGCATCGCCACGGACTTTCGCGCCTGCGCGCCGCAGGCGGTCGAGCCGCGCCTGCGCGCCCTGATGCCGATGGTGCGCGCGCGCCAGCCCCGTTTCGTGCACTACAAGATCTGCTCCACCTTCGATTCCGCCCCGCATGTGGGCAATGTCGGCGCGGCTGTCGCCGTGCTGGAGGAGGAGCTGTCGCCGGCACTCACCGTCATCCTCGGCGGCCAGCCCAGCCTGCAGCGCTTCTGCCTGTTCGGCACGCTGTTCGCGCGTGCGCCCGACGGGGCGGTGCATCGCATCGACCGCCATCCGGTGATGAGCCGGCATCCTGTCACGCCGATGGGCGAGGCGGACCTGCGCCGGCATCTGGCGGCACAGGGGCTCGGCGATCTGGCGCTGCTGGCGCGGCCCGAGCTTGCCGGTGCCGCCGCCGTTCTTGCGGCCATGGCCGAGGGCGGCGGGCGCCGCGTGCTGGTCGATGCGGTCGACGATACGGATATCGAGATGCTGGGCCTTGCCCTGTCGCTGCTGGAAACCCACGGCCGGCCGCTGCTGCTGGTCGGGGCCAGCGGCGTTGCTGAGGCGGTTGCGGGCAAGGCAGCGGCAGCGGGGTCCGGTGCCTCGGCGCTCGGACCGGTTGCCGGGCCGCGCCTTGCGCTTGCCGGCAGCCGTTCTGCGGCGACGGCGGCCCAGGTCGCTGCCGCATCGCGCTACACGCGCCTTCCGCTCGGTGCGAAAGATATTGCGGGCGAGGGGCGGGAGGCCTGTGCCGCGCGCTGCGCGCAGATGCTGGCCGCCGGCACCAACGTGCTCGCCCATCTCGATCCGGAGGCGGATTACGGTCTTGCGCCCGATGCGCTGTCCGAAAGCCTTGCCGAGCTTGCCGCGCGCATCCTGGCGCTGCATCCCGTTGCCGCGTTGGCGGTCGCCGGCGGCGATACCTCGGGGGCGGTGGTGCGCCGGCTCGGCTTCGACAGCCTCTCCTTCGAGGCGCGCGCCGGCTCCGGCGTTGCCGTATGCCGCGGCCACGCGCCGGGCACGCTGCTGGAGGGCATGCGCTTGCTGCTCAAGGGCGGGCAGGTCGGCCCTCTCGACCTCTTCGACCGGTTCGCCGCCTGA
- a CDS encoding ribulose-bisphosphate carboxylase large subunit family protein has product MRTIPLKPDSVEATYLVETPLAPEKVAAIMAGEQSCGTFVRVAGESDELRARAGAEVLVVEELEPASAPSLASAWLERQGTSGPWRRARVRIAYPLANVGANLPTLAATVAGNLYDLGEVTGLRLVDVALPQAYRTRFDMPRHGVAGTRSALGVSGRPLFGTIIKPNVGLSADEIAALVADLCEAGVDFIKDDEICADPVHAPLEERVRAVMAQVRAYRERTGRTVMVAFNITDELDAMRRHADLVEREGGSCVMASLNWCGLSAMQSLRRSTPLVVHGHRNGYGAFARHPLLGIGFDAYQALYRLAGVDHMHVHGIGGKFSDAPREVEEAARRCLQPLALDAPDASDAVMPAFSSGQWAGTLPVTACAAGSSDFLFMAGGGILAHPSGPAAGVASLRQAWEAVAANEDLEQAASSRPELAGALSFFGKKAG; this is encoded by the coding sequence ATGCGGACGATCCCCCTAAAGCCCGACAGCGTCGAGGCGACCTATCTGGTCGAGACGCCGCTCGCGCCGGAAAAGGTCGCGGCGATCATGGCCGGCGAGCAGAGCTGCGGCACCTTCGTGCGCGTTGCCGGCGAGAGCGACGAGCTGCGCGCCCGTGCCGGCGCCGAGGTTCTCGTCGTGGAAGAGCTGGAGCCGGCCAGCGCCCCGAGCCTTGCCAGCGCCTGGCTCGAGCGGCAGGGCACGTCCGGTCCCTGGCGGCGCGCGCGGGTGCGCATCGCCTATCCGCTCGCCAATGTCGGCGCCAACCTGCCGACCCTTGCCGCAACGGTTGCCGGCAATCTCTACGATCTCGGCGAGGTCACGGGCCTTCGCCTCGTCGATGTCGCCCTGCCGCAGGCTTATCGCACCCGCTTCGACATGCCCCGGCATGGCGTCGCCGGCACCCGTTCCGCGCTCGGCGTCTCCGGCCGGCCGCTCTTCGGCACCATCATCAAGCCGAATGTTGGCCTGAGCGCCGACGAGATCGCCGCGCTGGTCGCGGATCTGTGCGAGGCCGGCGTCGACTTCATCAAGGATGACGAGATCTGCGCCGATCCGGTCCATGCGCCGCTGGAGGAGCGCGTTCGCGCGGTGATGGCGCAGGTGCGCGCCTATCGCGAGCGCACCGGTCGCACTGTCATGGTCGCCTTCAACATCACCGACGAGCTCGACGCCATGCGCCGCCATGCGGACCTGGTGGAGCGCGAGGGCGGGTCCTGCGTCATGGCCAGCCTCAACTGGTGCGGACTGTCGGCGATGCAGTCGCTGCGCCGCTCCACGCCGCTCGTCGTGCATGGCCATCGCAACGGTTACGGCGCCTTCGCCCGCCATCCGCTGCTCGGCATCGGCTTCGACGCCTATCAGGCGCTCTATCGCCTTGCCGGCGTCGACCACATGCATGTGCACGGCATCGGCGGCAAGTTCTCCGACGCACCTCGGGAAGTCGAGGAGGCAGCGCGCCGCTGCCTGCAGCCGCTCGCCCTTGATGCGCCGGATGCCTCGGATGCGGTGATGCCCGCGTTCTCCTCCGGCCAGTGGGCCGGCACCCTGCCGGTGACCGCGTGTGCGGCCGGGTCCAGCGACTTCCTGTTCATGGCGGGCGGGGGCATCCTCGCCCATCCTTCGGGCCCGGCGGCTGGTGTCGCCAGCCTGCGCCAGGCGTGGGAGGCGGTGGCCGCGAACGAGGATCTGGAACAGGCAGCAAGCTCGCGGCCGGAGCTCGCCGGGGCGCTCTCCTTCTTCGGGAAAAAGGCCGGGTAA
- a CDS encoding ABC transporter substrate-binding protein, protein MSTVALAVVMTAGSAMADKANDTLNAAFTKELESVDSYFNSAREGVILQRSIWDGLLYLNQETGEYEGNLATSWTWVDDTTLELKLREGVKFHNGEEFDADDVVYTVEFVAKPENGVVVQRNVNWMKGAEKVDKYTVRIFTNGPFPAALEYLAGPVSIYPNEYYAEAGPAGMALKPVGTGPYQVESVEPGKHFVLKKYEGYHGGPKGMASIGTIDIRTIPDVNTQLAELFSGGLDFIWGVPADQAEKLAMMDRVNVVNESTMRVGYLELDAAGRSGADNPMTKTKVRQAIAHAIDRQAIVDNLLKGASKVVHSACFPSQFGCDVDVTKYEFDPEKAKALLAEAGYPEGFSVDFYAYRDRPYAEAMLSYLANVGIQANLKFLQYSALRDMRHKGETSMSFQTWGSYSVNDASAITSQFFKHGKEDFARDDEVLEWLNVADTSVDPAVRKENYSKALNKIADEAYWVPLFSYNANYVFTKEATFTPTPDEVVRFFHVRWN, encoded by the coding sequence ATGAGCACCGTTGCCCTGGCCGTCGTCATGACTGCCGGCAGCGCCATGGCCGACAAGGCCAATGACACGCTGAACGCCGCCTTCACCAAGGAACTGGAATCGGTCGACAGCTACTTCAATTCCGCCCGCGAGGGCGTGATCCTGCAGCGGTCCATCTGGGACGGCCTGCTCTATCTCAACCAGGAGACCGGCGAGTACGAGGGCAACCTCGCGACCTCCTGGACCTGGGTCGACGACACCACGCTGGAGCTGAAGCTGCGCGAGGGCGTCAAGTTCCACAACGGTGAGGAGTTCGACGCCGACGACGTGGTCTACACGGTCGAGTTCGTCGCCAAGCCGGAGAACGGCGTCGTCGTCCAGCGCAACGTCAACTGGATGAAGGGCGCGGAAAAGGTCGACAAGTACACCGTCCGCATCTTCACCAATGGCCCGTTCCCGGCCGCGCTCGAGTATCTCGCCGGTCCGGTCTCGATCTATCCGAACGAGTATTACGCCGAGGCCGGTCCCGCCGGCATGGCGCTGAAGCCGGTCGGCACCGGTCCCTACCAGGTCGAGAGCGTCGAGCCCGGAAAGCATTTCGTGCTGAAGAAGTACGAGGGCTATCACGGCGGCCCGAAGGGCATGGCGAGCATCGGCACCATCGACATCCGCACCATTCCCGACGTCAACACCCAGCTCGCCGAGCTGTTCAGTGGTGGCCTCGACTTCATCTGGGGCGTCCCGGCCGATCAGGCCGAGAAGCTGGCGATGATGGACCGCGTCAACGTGGTCAACGAGAGCACCATGCGCGTCGGCTATCTGGAGCTCGACGCTGCGGGCCGCAGCGGCGCCGACAACCCGATGACCAAGACCAAGGTGCGTCAGGCCATCGCCCATGCGATCGACCGCCAGGCCATCGTCGACAACCTGCTCAAGGGCGCCTCGAAGGTCGTGCACTCGGCCTGCTTCCCGAGCCAGTTCGGCTGCGATGTGGACGTGACCAAGTACGAGTTCGACCCGGAGAAGGCCAAGGCCCTGCTCGCGGAAGCCGGCTATCCGGAAGGCTTCTCGGTCGACTTCTACGCCTATCGCGACCGTCCCTATGCCGAGGCGATGCTGTCCTACCTCGCCAATGTCGGCATCCAGGCCAACCTGAAGTTCCTGCAGTACTCGGCCCTGCGCGACATGCGCCACAAGGGCGAGACCAGCATGAGCTTCCAGACCTGGGGCTCCTACTCGGTCAACGACGCCTCGGCGATCACCAGCCAGTTCTTCAAGCACGGCAAGGAAGACTTCGCCCGTGACGACGAGGTCCTGGAGTGGCTCAACGTCGCCGACACCTCGGTCGATCCGGCAGTGCGCAAGGAGAACTACTCCAAGGCGCTGAACAAGATCGCCGACGAGGCCTACTGGGTGCCGCTGTTCTCCTACAACGCGAACTACGTGTTCACGAAGGAGGCCACCTTCACCCCGACCCCGGACGAGGTCGTGCGCTTCTTCCACGTTCGCTGGAACTAA
- a CDS encoding IclR family transcriptional regulator — MPKGKQDTLFVGSLDKGLRVLSLFNEHNTVLGLTEIAELTGLDKSAAQRLTNTLHKTGYLNKDPESRRYSPSIKFLELGNAYQWADPLVQLAMPKAIELGRTLGERVNVARLAGQEIVYVIRIPTQLTAFGAMVAGRRLSALTTSSGRAMIARLSEAERKEAVETWPIKPLTPKTTTDRSKIAEAIEEAVAYGYGLTHSENIMNEIGIAAPIMSGDGRPVATVQCSVSSMKWSVERVRGELAPHLIEVANSIHLPRGA; from the coding sequence ATGCCGAAGGGAAAGCAGGACACTTTGTTCGTCGGCTCGCTCGACAAGGGCTTGCGGGTGCTTAGCCTGTTCAACGAGCACAACACGGTGCTGGGCCTGACCGAGATCGCCGAGCTGACGGGCCTCGACAAGAGCGCGGCGCAGCGGCTGACCAACACGCTGCACAAGACGGGCTACCTCAACAAGGACCCGGAATCGCGGCGCTACAGCCCCTCCATCAAGTTCCTGGAGCTGGGCAACGCCTATCAATGGGCCGACCCGCTGGTGCAGCTCGCCATGCCCAAGGCGATCGAGCTCGGCCGCACGCTCGGCGAACGGGTCAACGTGGCGCGGCTCGCCGGCCAGGAGATCGTCTACGTCATCCGCATCCCGACCCAGCTCACCGCCTTCGGCGCGATGGTGGCCGGGCGCCGGCTGTCGGCGCTGACCACCTCGAGCGGGCGGGCCATGATCGCAAGGCTGAGCGAGGCCGAGCGCAAGGAGGCGGTCGAGACCTGGCCGATCAAGCCGCTGACGCCGAAGACGACGACGGACCGGAGCAAGATCGCCGAGGCCATCGAGGAGGCGGTCGCCTATGGCTACGGGCTGACCCACAGCGAAAACATCATGAACGAGATCGGCATCGCCGCACCGATCATGTCCGGCGACGGCCGGCCCGTCGCCACGGTGCAATGCTCGGTTTCGAGCATGAAATGGAGTGTGGAGAGGGTGCGCGGGGAACTGGCCCCGCACCTGATCGAAGTCGCCAACTCGATCCACCTGCCGCGCGGCGCATAG
- a CDS encoding ABC transporter permease: MARTIETVAEDLRTPSPAAILRKRIFGHYGLVFGVVVLAIIVALALFAPLLTPHDPYAQDLLARMKPPFWMPGADPNHLLGTDFLGRDYLARLLYGARISLAIGLFAALISGLIGTAMGVAAGYFGGRVDLVVTFLINVRLAMPVVLVALAVVAILGGSLQVVVCVLGLLLWDRFAVVMRSSVLQVRDLEYVNAAKAIGCSTRRIILREIMPNVVNNLIVVATLEMAHAILLEAALSFLGLGVQPPTPSWGLMISEGKQMMLFEPWLIAIPGVALFILVLAINLLGDGLRDVTAPENRG, from the coding sequence ATGGCACGCACCATCGAAACCGTCGCGGAAGACCTCCGCACCCCGAGCCCGGCCGCGATCCTGCGCAAGCGCATCTTCGGTCACTACGGTCTCGTCTTCGGCGTCGTCGTCCTTGCGATCATCGTCGCGCTGGCGCTGTTCGCCCCGCTGCTGACGCCGCACGATCCGTATGCCCAGGACCTCCTGGCGCGCATGAAGCCGCCGTTCTGGATGCCGGGCGCCGACCCCAACCATCTGCTGGGCACCGACTTCCTCGGCCGCGACTATCTCGCGCGGCTGCTCTACGGCGCCCGCATCTCGCTCGCCATCGGCCTGTTCGCGGCGCTGATCTCCGGCCTCATCGGTACGGCGATGGGCGTTGCCGCCGGCTATTTCGGCGGCCGGGTGGATCTCGTCGTCACCTTCCTGATCAACGTGCGCCTCGCCATGCCGGTGGTGCTGGTGGCGCTGGCCGTCGTCGCCATCCTCGGCGGCTCGCTGCAGGTGGTGGTCTGCGTGCTCGGCCTGCTGCTGTGGGACCGGTTCGCGGTGGTCATGCGCTCCTCCGTGCTGCAGGTGCGCGACCTCGAATACGTCAACGCCGCCAAGGCCATCGGCTGCTCGACCCGGCGCATCATCCTGCGCGAGATCATGCCGAACGTGGTCAACAACCTGATCGTCGTCGCGACGCTGGAAATGGCCCACGCCATCCTGCTGGAGGCCGCGCTCTCGTTCCTCGGCCTCGGCGTGCAGCCGCCCACCCCGTCCTGGGGCCTGATGATCTCGGAAGGCAAGCAGATGATGCTGTTCGAGCCCTGGCTGATCGCCATTCCGGGCGTCGCGCTGTTCATCCTGGTTCTGGCCATCAACCTTCTCGGCGACGGGCTTCGCGACGTCACCGCACCGGAAAACAGGGGCTGA
- a CDS encoding VOC family protein — protein sequence MSRFLGAIRQLGYVVDDIEAAMEHWCKVMGVGPWYYNPKVPIEDYRYDGQSFEVHNSVALANSGPVQVELIQTRNDAPSMYRDFRLAGHRGLQHVAYWTQAYDADLARMEAEGFRVKMSGKVGANGRFAYFDREAHPGTVIELSEVMGPKGRMFDLIRAASEGWDGSDPVRPFPDLTSI from the coding sequence ATGAGCAGGTTTCTCGGCGCAATCCGCCAGCTCGGCTACGTGGTCGACGACATCGAAGCGGCGATGGAGCATTGGTGCAAGGTCATGGGCGTCGGCCCGTGGTACTACAATCCCAAGGTGCCCATCGAGGACTACCGCTATGACGGCCAGTCCTTCGAGGTCCACAATTCCGTCGCGCTGGCCAACAGCGGCCCGGTTCAGGTCGAGCTGATCCAGACCCGCAACGACGCCCCGTCGATGTATCGCGACTTCCGCCTTGCCGGTCATCGCGGGCTGCAGCACGTCGCCTACTGGACGCAAGCCTACGATGCGGATCTCGCCCGCATGGAGGCCGAAGGCTTCCGCGTGAAGATGAGCGGCAAGGTCGGGGCCAACGGACGCTTTGCCTATTTCGACCGCGAGGCCCATCCCGGCACGGTGATCGAGCTGTCGGAGGTGATGGGGCCGAAGGGCCGCATGTTCGACCTGATCCGCGCCGCCTCCGAAGGGTGGGACGGCAGCGATCCGGTCCGTCCCTTCCCCGACCTCACCTCGATCTGA
- a CDS encoding TRAP transporter large permease: MSLVLLLVFAAALLLGAPIAVALGLASAVAIVGFDLPVHVLAQRGINALDSTPLLAVPLFILAASLLNAMGVTTHIFDLVRLVVGRIRGAVAQVSILVSLIFSGVSGAALADIGALGKIQIDQMSGQGYRRDFAAGITIAAATIGPIFPPSIPLIIYASVTNVSAVQLLVAGIVPALLITLFLMVQVAVMARIYNLPRDTVSPSLSAVARKAVISLPALVAPVILIGGLLSGYFGPTEVAGVTVAYALAIGFLVYRTLTFSAVWESLRETVEATAGILFIVSTAAVFAWVLTLDQVPAMAGQVLLGLSDNPLVLLLLVNLLLLVVGMFLESIAAILIIAPIVAPALHQAGVDPLQLGIVFVLNLMIGLLTPPIGMSLYMVSIVAKMPVHSVIRGVLPFFLPLALSLLVVSAVPAVSTWLPRLLSQ, encoded by the coding sequence ATGAGCCTCGTGCTTCTCCTCGTCTTCGCCGCCGCGCTGCTGCTCGGCGCGCCGATCGCCGTTGCCCTCGGCCTTGCCTCGGCGGTGGCCATCGTCGGCTTCGACCTGCCGGTGCATGTCCTGGCGCAGCGCGGCATCAACGCGCTCGATTCCACACCGCTGCTGGCCGTGCCGCTGTTCATCCTGGCCGCCAGCCTCCTCAACGCGATGGGCGTCACCACCCATATCTTCGACCTGGTGCGCCTCGTCGTCGGGCGCATCCGCGGCGCGGTCGCGCAGGTGTCGATCCTCGTCAGCCTGATCTTCTCTGGCGTCTCGGGCGCCGCGCTCGCCGATATCGGCGCGCTCGGCAAGATCCAGATCGACCAGATGTCGGGGCAGGGCTACCGGCGCGACTTTGCCGCCGGCATCACCATCGCCGCGGCCACCATCGGGCCGATCTTCCCGCCCTCGATCCCGCTGATCATCTATGCCAGCGTCACCAATGTCTCGGCGGTGCAGCTGCTGGTCGCCGGCATCGTGCCGGCGCTGCTGATCACGCTCTTCCTGATGGTTCAGGTCGCCGTCATGGCGCGCATCTACAACCTGCCGCGCGACACGGTCAGCCCGTCGCTTTCCGCCGTCGCCCGCAAGGCGGTGATCTCGCTGCCGGCGCTGGTCGCCCCGGTGATCCTGATCGGCGGCCTGCTCAGCGGCTATTTCGGTCCGACGGAGGTCGCCGGCGTCACGGTCGCCTATGCGCTGGCCATCGGCTTCCTCGTCTACCGCACGCTGACCTTCAGCGCCGTGTGGGAGAGCCTGCGCGAGACGGTGGAGGCGACCGCCGGCATCCTCTTCATCGTGTCGACGGCGGCCGTCTTCGCCTGGGTGCTCACGCTCGACCAGGTGCCGGCGATGGCCGGCCAGGTGCTGCTGGGCCTCTCCGACAATCCGCTGGTGCTGCTGCTTCTGGTCAACCTGCTGCTGCTCGTCGTCGGCATGTTCCTGGAATCCATCGCGGCGATCCTGATCATCGCGCCCATCGTCGCCCCGGCGCTGCACCAGGCCGGCGTCGATCCGCTGCAGCTCGGCATCGTCTTCGTGCTCAATCTGATGATCGGGCTGCTGACGCCGCCCATCGGCATGAGCCTCTACATGGTCTCCATCGTCGCCAAGATGCCGGTCCACTCGGTCATTCGCGGCGTGCTGCCCTTCTTCCTGCCCCTCGCGCTGTCGCTGCTGGTCGTCTCGGCCGTGCCGGCGGTGTCGACGTGGCTTCCCCGACTTCTCTCGCAATAG